One region of Anticarsia gemmatalis isolate Benzon Research Colony breed Stoneville strain chromosome 2, ilAntGemm2 primary, whole genome shotgun sequence genomic DNA includes:
- the LOC142984531 gene encoding protein obstructor-E-like — protein MKVFIVLTAITAIASAQNFKCPNKDGQYEDPVQCDKFYECVDGVATTKLCPDGLVFDPTIRKINKCDQPFNVDCGDRTELQPAKPNNQCPRRNGFFAHPDPSVCNIFYNCIEGDATEVKCTAGLHFDEYSGTCVWPDSAGRQGCQAQEKKTKDGFECPKEQQVDAQGQIVAHPKFAHPTDCQRFYVCLNGIEPRDLGCQVGEVYNEESQKCDAPENVRGCEDWYKDSEEAAPGPKARN, from the exons GTGCCCAAAACTTCAAATGCCCGAACAAAGATGGCCAGTATGAAGACCCAGTTCAATGCGACAAGTTCTACGAGTGCGTGGACGGTGTCGCTACCACCAAGCTGTGCCCCGACGGTCTCGTGTTCGACCCCACCATCAGGAAGATCAACAAGTGCGACCAGCCCTTCAATGTAGACTGCGGTGACAGGACTGAACTCC AACCTGCCAAGCCCAACAACCAGTGCCCCCGTCGCAACGGTTTCTTCGCCCACCCTGACCCCTCCGTGTGCAACATCTTCTACAACTGTATCGAGGGAGACGCGACTGAAGTCAAGTGTACCGCCGGCCTGCACTTCGATGAGTACTCCGGTACCTGCGTGTGGCCCGACTCTGCCGGCAGACAGGGATGCCAAGCTCAAGAGA AGAAGACCAAGGACGGTTTCGAGTGCCCCAAGGAGCAGCAAGTAGACGCTCAAGGCCAGATCGTCGCCCACCCCAAGTTCGCGCACCCCACTGACTGCCAGCGTTTCTACGTGTGCCTCAACGGCATCGAGCCCCGTGACCTCGGCTGCCAGGTCGGAGAGGTCTACAATGAGGAGTCCCAGAAATGTGACGCCCCTGAGAATGTGCGCGGATG cGAGGACTGGTACAAGGACTCAGAGGAAGCGGCGCCCGGCCCCAAAGCGAGGAATTAA